The Bos taurus isolate L1 Dominette 01449 registration number 42190680 breed Hereford chromosome 18, ARS-UCD2.0, whole genome shotgun sequence genome has a window encoding:
- the GPR4 gene encoding G-protein coupled receptor 4 isoform X1, with amino-acid sequence MGNRTLEGCHVDSRMDHLFPPSLYIFVIGVGLPTNCLALWAAYRQVRQRNELGVYLMNLSIADLLYICTLPLWVDYFLHHDNWIHGPGSCKLFGFIFYTNIYISIAFLCCISVDRYLAVAHPLRFARLRRVKTAVAVSSVVWATELGANSAPLFHDELFRDRYNHTFCFEKFPMEGWVAWMNLYRVFVGFLFPWALMLLSYRGILRAVRGSVSTERQEKVKIKRLALSLIAIVLVCFAPYHVLLLSRSAVYLRRPRDCGFEERVFSAYHSSLAFTSLNCVADPILYCLVNEGARSDVAKALHHLLRFLASDKPQEMANASLTLETPLTSKRNSMAKAMAAGWVAAPLAQGDQVQLKMLPPAQ; translated from the coding sequence ATGGGCAACCGCACGTTGGAGGGCTGCCACGTGGACTCCCGCATGGACCACCTCTTCCCGCCCTCCCTCTACATCTTCGTCATTGGCGTGGGGCTGCCCACCAACTGCCTGGCCCTGTGGGCCGCCTACCGCCAGGTGAGGCAACGCAACGAGTTGGGCGTGTACCTGATGAACCTCAGCATTGCTGACCTGCTGTACATCTGCACGCTGCCACTGTGGGTGGACTACTTCCTGCACCACGACAACTGGATCCACGGCCCTGGCTCTTGCAAGCTCTTCGGGTTCATCTTTTACACCAACATCTACATCAGCATCGCCTTCCTGTGCTGCATCTCGGTGGACCGGTACCTGGCCGTGGCCCACCCGCTGCGGTTCGCCCGCCTGCGCCGTGTCAAGACAGCTGTGGCCGTGAGCTCTGTGGTCTGGGCCACGGAGCTGGGCGCCAACTCGGCACCCCTGTTCCATGACGAGCTCTTCCGCGACCGTTATAACCACACCTTCTGCTTCGAGAAGTTCCCCATGGAGGGCTGGGTGGCCTGGATGAACCTCTACCGAGTCTTCGTGGGTTTCCTCTTCCCCTGGGCGCTCATGCTGCTATCATACCGTGGCATCCTGCGGGCTGTGCGGGGCAGCGTGTCCACTGAGCGCCAGGAGAAGGTCAAGATCAAGAGACTGGCCCTCAGCCTCATCGCCATTGTGCTGGTCTGCTTTGCGCCCTACCACGTGCTCCTGCTCTCGAGGAGCGCCGTCTACCTGCGCCGCCCCCGGGACTGTGGCTTCGAGGAGCGTGTCTTCTCGGCATATCATAGCTCGCTGGCCTTCACCAGCCTCAACTGCGTGGCTGATCCCATCCTCTACTGCCTCGTCAACGAGGGCGCCCGCAGTGACGTGGCCAAGGCCCTGCACCACCTGCTCCGCTTTCTGGCCAGTGACAAGCCCCAGGAGATGGCCAATGCTTCGCTCACCCTAGAGACCCCGCTCACTTCCAAGAGGAACAGCATGGCCAAAGCCATGGCAGCCGGCTGGGTGGCAGCTCCGCTCGCCCAGGGGGACCAGGTGCAGCTGAAGATGCTGCCCCCGGCACAGTGA